In one Mesorhizobium australicum genomic region, the following are encoded:
- a CDS encoding enoyl-CoA hydratase-related protein, which translates to MSVTFVVENHVARITIDRPERMNAIDQATQNEMVRIWDAIEADPDIRVAVLTGAGDRAFSAGADMQGEAEPSGLDYWAGLPASGFGGISLRDTLDVPVIARVNGYALGGGMEMVLGCDIVVASSNAKFGLPESRVGRLALSGGIVHLPRRIPHALAMGMLLSGRRIDAAEAANYGLVNEVVEPADLDACVDRWVADILACAPLSVRAIKQMVRAGETKTPREAQMLRLPALVAALKSEDQNEGVQAFREKRAPNWKGR; encoded by the coding sequence ATGAGCGTCACGTTTGTTGTCGAAAACCATGTCGCTCGGATCACTATCGACCGCCCCGAGCGGATGAACGCGATCGACCAGGCGACGCAGAACGAGATGGTGCGGATCTGGGACGCGATCGAGGCCGATCCCGACATACGCGTCGCGGTCCTGACCGGCGCCGGCGACCGCGCCTTCTCCGCCGGCGCGGACATGCAGGGCGAGGCCGAGCCGTCCGGGCTCGATTACTGGGCGGGATTGCCCGCCTCGGGCTTCGGCGGCATCTCGCTGCGCGACACGCTGGACGTGCCGGTCATCGCCCGGGTCAACGGCTATGCGCTTGGCGGCGGCATGGAGATGGTGCTGGGCTGCGACATCGTCGTCGCGTCCTCCAACGCGAAGTTCGGGCTGCCCGAGTCAAGGGTCGGTCGGCTCGCACTCTCCGGCGGCATCGTCCACCTGCCTCGTCGGATTCCGCACGCGCTGGCCATGGGAATGCTGCTTTCCGGCAGGCGCATCGATGCCGCCGAGGCAGCGAACTACGGGCTGGTGAACGAGGTCGTCGAACCGGCCGACCTCGACGCCTGCGTCGATCGATGGGTAGCCGACATTCTCGCCTGCGCTCCCCTCTCGGTGCGCGCGATCAAGCAGATGGTTCGGGCCGGCGAGACGAAGACGCCAAGGGAAGCCCAGATGCTGCGCCTGCCGGCGCTGGTCGCCGCGCTGAAATCCGAGGACCAGAACGAGGGCGTGCAGGCATTCCGCGAGAAGCGCGCCCCGAACTGGAAGGGCCGCTGA
- the fdxA gene encoding ferredoxin: protein MTYVIGSACIDVKDAACQVACPVECIYEGGRMMYIHPDECINCGLCLSVCPVDAIYSDDELPAAEQPFLAINAEFFSPEVTGWGSPGGASEKFRTTLDHEAVAGRASATGKTT from the coding sequence ATGACCTATGTCATCGGCTCGGCCTGCATCGACGTCAAGGATGCGGCATGCCAGGTGGCGTGCCCGGTCGAGTGCATCTACGAGGGCGGGCGGATGATGTACATCCATCCCGACGAATGCATCAATTGCGGGCTCTGCCTCTCGGTCTGTCCCGTCGACGCGATCTATTCCGACGACGAACTGCCGGCGGCGGAACAGCCGTTCCTCGCGATCAATGCGGAATTCTTCTCACCGGAGGTGACCGGCTGGGGCTCCCCGGGCGGAGCTTCCGAGAAATTCAGGACGACGCTCGATCACGAGGCGGTGGCCGGCCGCGCATCTGCGACGGGAAAAACCACATGA
- a CDS encoding alanine racemase, translating to MTRGVASLNLELVGVAGSRAALETPALLLDATAFERNVATLAALAKEAGTALRPHAKTHKCATIARAQLAAGAIGIACAKSGELLALFEAGVTPLMLTAPVASQRKIERLAQAAARGCDLTVVVDRIGLVADFGAAARAAQTTIAVLVDCDTGLGRTGATTPDAVVALARATAAEDGLSYAGVQAYAGHVQHVHDNDTRRLANRIANERLSAILAALADAGLAARIVSGGGTGSHTLDFEDKVLTEVQAGSYIFMDEGYRPVDLHGENGPVFDFAMYVAVTVIAHNSMGEAITDAGSKSFAIDGPQPRAYLDGREIGTIAWVGDEFGKLVPHEGIAVPPVGTRIECTVPHCDPTANLHDVIHLVRGDRLEALWPIEGRGLSD from the coding sequence ATGACCAGAGGTGTCGCCTCGCTGAACCTCGAACTTGTGGGCGTTGCGGGAAGCCGCGCCGCGCTGGAAACGCCCGCACTTCTTCTCGACGCCACTGCCTTCGAACGGAATGTCGCGACCCTGGCCGCGCTGGCAAAAGAGGCGGGAACTGCTTTGCGCCCCCACGCCAAGACCCACAAATGCGCAACCATCGCCAGGGCGCAGCTTGCCGCCGGCGCGATCGGCATCGCCTGCGCCAAATCGGGCGAGCTGCTGGCGCTGTTCGAAGCCGGCGTCACGCCGCTGATGCTGACGGCGCCGGTGGCCAGCCAGCGCAAGATCGAGCGGCTGGCGCAGGCGGCGGCTCGGGGCTGCGACCTCACGGTGGTGGTCGACCGCATCGGACTGGTTGCCGACTTCGGGGCGGCCGCGCGTGCGGCACAAACGACGATCGCCGTGCTGGTCGACTGCGACACGGGCCTCGGCCGCACCGGCGCCACCACGCCGGACGCCGTCGTCGCGCTCGCCCGTGCAACAGCCGCCGAGGACGGCCTGAGCTATGCCGGCGTCCAGGCCTATGCAGGCCATGTGCAGCATGTGCATGACAACGATACCCGCCGCCTCGCCAATCGCATCGCCAACGAGCGGCTCTCAGCCATCCTCGCAGCGCTGGCGGATGCGGGCCTTGCCGCGCGGATCGTCTCCGGCGGCGGCACCGGCAGCCATACGCTCGACTTCGAGGACAAGGTGCTGACGGAGGTGCAGGCAGGCTCCTACATCTTCATGGACGAGGGCTACCGGCCGGTCGACCTGCACGGCGAAAACGGACCCGTCTTCGACTTCGCGATGTATGTCGCCGTCACCGTCATTGCCCACAATTCCATGGGGGAGGCCATTACCGACGCCGGCAGCAAGAGCTTCGCCATCGACGGCCCGCAGCCTCGCGCCTACCTGGACGGCCGGGAGATCGGTACCATCGCCTGGGTCGGCGACGAGTTCGGCAAGCTCGTGCCGCATGAGGGTATTGCCGTTCCACCCGTCGGCACCCGCATCGAATGCACTGTTCCGCACTGCGACCCGACTGCGAATCTCCACGACGTGATCCATCTGGTGCGTGGCGATCGGCTGGAGGCCCTCTGGCCGATCGAAGGCCGCGGCCTGTCGGATTGA
- a CDS encoding FAD-dependent oxidoreductase gives MSKSEDWVRTEAGQVPVVKRADLVVVGGGPAGISAAVAGARNGLSTVLLERYPYLGGLASGGMVIVLDDMCNGSEISVRGLCTEMIERMEHMGLCVVPPEAERRSSEQLYRKWARWGVFDFQSREKPQAICYAAAFDPDGYKRAANAMVAESGVHLRLHSWFSSAIVEDGAIKGVICETKSGRQAIMGSVVIDTTGDLDVAAAAGAANEQGKYIITTVFRLGNVDTAAAERFEYEQPEAFAAIDREAKRLIGGCWEKWWLKTPLPGIVWCNCPHMPNLNGLEVEDLTKAEYAGRARIEALVAYAREKVPGFEKAVVVDVAPQVGIRQTRMLRGRYVMTKEDVVQRRYFEDTVARGRDYYYPYRSFLPREVANLLIAGRHYSAEPAAQRISREIPPCMAMGEATGVAAALALEANVPVESVNIAKLRERLRAQGADPGDQPAENALLMAS, from the coding sequence GTGTCAAAGTCCGAGGACTGGGTGAGGACGGAGGCCGGCCAGGTGCCGGTGGTGAAGAGGGCCGATCTGGTCGTCGTCGGCGGCGGTCCGGCGGGCATATCGGCGGCGGTGGCCGGCGCGCGCAACGGTCTCTCGACCGTCCTGCTCGAGCGCTATCCCTATCTCGGCGGGCTGGCCTCCGGCGGAATGGTGATCGTGCTGGACGACATGTGCAACGGCTCCGAGATCAGCGTGCGCGGCCTGTGCACGGAAATGATCGAACGCATGGAGCATATGGGCCTGTGCGTGGTTCCGCCCGAGGCCGAGCGGCGGTCGAGCGAGCAGCTCTATCGGAAATGGGCCCGCTGGGGCGTGTTCGACTTCCAGTCGCGCGAGAAGCCGCAGGCCATCTGCTATGCGGCCGCCTTCGATCCCGACGGCTACAAGCGGGCGGCAAATGCGATGGTTGCCGAATCCGGCGTCCACCTGCGCCTGCACAGCTGGTTCTCCAGTGCGATCGTCGAGGACGGCGCGATCAAGGGCGTGATCTGCGAGACCAAGAGCGGCCGCCAGGCAATCATGGGTTCGGTGGTGATCGACACGACGGGCGATCTCGACGTCGCTGCCGCGGCCGGTGCGGCGAACGAGCAGGGCAAATACATCATCACCACGGTCTTCCGGCTCGGAAACGTCGATACCGCCGCGGCGGAGCGGTTCGAATACGAGCAACCCGAAGCCTTCGCCGCCATAGACCGGGAGGCGAAGCGGCTGATCGGGGGCTGCTGGGAGAAGTGGTGGCTGAAGACGCCGCTGCCGGGAATCGTCTGGTGCAACTGCCCGCATATGCCCAACCTGAACGGGCTGGAGGTAGAGGATCTGACCAAGGCCGAATATGCCGGGCGGGCGCGGATCGAGGCGCTTGTCGCCTATGCGCGCGAAAAGGTGCCCGGGTTCGAGAAGGCCGTGGTCGTCGACGTTGCGCCGCAGGTCGGCATCCGCCAGACGCGCATGCTGCGCGGCCGCTACGTCATGACCAAGGAGGACGTCGTGCAGCGGCGCTACTTCGAGGACACGGTGGCGCGGGGCCGCGACTACTATTACCCCTACCGATCCTTCCTGCCGCGCGAGGTGGCCAATCTCCTGATCGCGGGCCGGCACTATTCCGCCGAGCCAGCCGCGCAGCGCATCTCACGCGAGATTCCTCCTTGCATGGCGATGGGCGAGGCGACAGGCGTCGCGGCGGCGCTGGCGCTGGAGGCCAATGTTCCCGTCGAATCCGTCAACATCGCCAAATTGCGCGAGCGGTTGCGGGCACAAGGCGCGGATCCGGGCGACCAGCCGGCGGAGAACGCGCTTCTCATGGCGAGCTGA
- a CDS encoding hydantoinase/oxoprolinase family protein, whose translation MTRPTFRIGIDIGGTFTDIALVDDAGTVEIRKVASTPDDYSRGIANGLGALIGDLGIDPLAIGGIVHATTVATNTILEFKGALTGLITTAGFRDVLELRRLRIPVLYDLQYDKPPPLVPRRLRLEVRERLGPDGKVRVPLDEDDVVRAAERLRAECVEAVAISYLHAYANAAHEIRTEQILREVLGDDVYICRGSEILPEIREYERTSTAVVNAYVGPVIRNYADALSGRLAEIGITAPIEMMHSGGGIMRLAASVRRAASLVESGPAAGVIACARLVRGEGRGANIISFDMGGTTAKAALIENGEAARTDEYEVGAGINLSSKLVKGGGYPIKMPFIDVSEIGAGGGSLVSLDNLGRVTVGPESAGAMPGPVCYGRGGTRATLTDVFVTLGYINDVTLAGGSIRVDAEAGRAALRSQIADPLGQDLLATARGVLTLAVSTMTRAVKAVSTYRGRDPRDFTLVAFGGNGPVVAADIAAALGIRSIVVPLAAGVFSGFGLLRSDVEQEFVQPLLADAARLDAGRLPCLEAELRARAIAALAADGYDTTLAEFRFSADLRYFGQAYELNIAGDTQGGDIDALVEGFHREHERTYGHRSTEDPVQIVNVRMNVRVPTASKIAGFAPPPRFERRDRPVIFDREPVMTPVIGREMLGPTLRPGPFIIEDYDCTCVVPPTASARLDAVGNIEIEVNPR comes from the coding sequence ATGACACGCCCCACGTTCCGCATCGGCATCGACATAGGCGGCACCTTCACCGACATCGCTCTGGTCGACGACGCCGGCACGGTCGAAATCCGCAAGGTCGCCTCCACGCCGGACGACTACAGTCGCGGCATTGCGAACGGCCTTGGCGCCTTGATCGGCGATCTCGGTATCGACCCGCTGGCGATCGGCGGCATCGTGCACGCAACCACCGTCGCCACCAACACGATCCTCGAATTCAAGGGCGCGCTGACCGGCCTCATCACCACGGCAGGCTTCCGCGATGTGCTGGAACTGCGCCGGCTACGAATCCCGGTCCTCTACGATCTGCAATACGACAAGCCGCCCCCTCTCGTCCCGCGCAGGCTCCGGCTGGAGGTGCGCGAGCGGCTCGGGCCCGACGGCAAGGTGCGCGTCCCGCTCGACGAGGACGACGTGGTCCGCGCCGCGGAGCGCCTCCGGGCCGAGTGCGTCGAAGCGGTCGCGATCAGCTACCTGCACGCCTACGCGAATGCCGCGCATGAAATCCGCACGGAACAGATCCTGCGCGAGGTTCTGGGAGACGACGTCTACATCTGCCGGGGGTCGGAAATCCTGCCCGAGATCCGCGAGTATGAGCGGACGTCGACGGCGGTGGTGAATGCCTATGTCGGTCCGGTCATCCGCAACTATGCCGATGCGCTTTCCGGCCGGCTGGCGGAGATCGGCATCACGGCGCCGATCGAGATGATGCATTCCGGCGGCGGCATCATGCGGCTGGCCGCATCGGTCAGGCGCGCCGCTTCGCTGGTCGAGTCCGGCCCTGCGGCAGGCGTCATCGCCTGCGCGCGCCTCGTCCGTGGTGAAGGCCGCGGCGCGAACATCATCTCGTTCGACATGGGCGGCACGACCGCCAAGGCGGCGCTGATCGAGAATGGCGAGGCCGCGCGCACAGACGAATATGAGGTGGGCGCCGGCATCAATCTGTCCAGCAAACTGGTCAAGGGTGGCGGCTATCCGATCAAGATGCCCTTCATCGACGTTTCGGAGATCGGCGCCGGTGGCGGCAGCCTGGTGTCGCTCGACAATCTGGGCCGCGTCACGGTCGGCCCCGAAAGTGCCGGCGCAATGCCGGGCCCGGTCTGCTACGGCCGGGGCGGCACGCGCGCGACGCTCACGGATGTGTTCGTCACCCTGGGCTACATCAACGATGTGACGCTGGCCGGCGGCTCGATCCGGGTCGATGCCGAGGCCGGCCGGGCTGCCCTGCGCAGCCAGATTGCCGATCCGCTCGGACAGGATCTGCTGGCCACTGCCCGCGGTGTGCTGACGCTCGCGGTCTCCACCATGACGCGTGCCGTCAAGGCGGTGTCGACCTATCGCGGCCGCGATCCGCGCGACTTCACCCTGGTTGCCTTCGGCGGCAACGGCCCGGTGGTCGCGGCCGACATCGCCGCCGCGCTCGGCATCCGCAGCATCGTGGTGCCGCTGGCAGCCGGTGTGTTCTCCGGCTTCGGCCTGTTGCGCTCGGACGTCGAGCAGGAATTCGTCCAGCCGCTGCTGGCCGACGCTGCCCGGCTCGATGCCGGCCGGCTGCCCTGCCTCGAAGCCGAACTGCGCGCCCGCGCGATCGCGGCGCTGGCGGCCGACGGCTACGACACGACGCTGGCCGAGTTCCGCTTCAGCGCCGACCTGCGCTATTTCGGCCAGGCCTACGAGCTGAATATCGCCGGTGACACACAGGGTGGCGACATCGACGCCCTGGTCGAGGGGTTCCATCGCGAGCACGAGCGCACCTACGGCCACCGCTCCACGGAGGACCCCGTGCAGATCGTCAACGTGCGGATGAACGTGCGTGTGCCGACTGCGTCGAAGATCGCCGGCTTTGCGCCGCCGCCCCGGTTCGAGCGCCGGGACCGGCCGGTCATCTTCGACCGCGAGCCTGTCATGACGCCCGTGATAGGCCGCGAGATGCTCGGGCCGACGTTGCGCCCGGGGCCCTTCATCATCGAGGACTACGACTGCACCTGCGTCGTGCCCCCCACCGCATCGGCCAGGCTCGATGCCGTCGGCAACATCGAGATCGAGGTGAACCCGCGATGA
- a CDS encoding hydantoinase B/oxoprolinase family protein: MSRVDPITLEVIRNGLSSIADEMALIIMRSAYSPVVRDIMDYSTGLCDPQGRIIAQGLTLPIQLCSFPRVMRFLKERFGDDMAPGDIFITNDPYGSGGQHLPDVYVLKPIFNDGALAGYACTVAHHTDLGGIVPGSVAIYATEIQQEGLRIPLAKLHEAGRPNRTLLGLIEANTRQPVEVLGDLRAQIAACATAEKGLLALVDRYGIDFPVYVEALHDHAEAMMRETIRELPNGVYVAEDYLDGLGDNPTPIRICATVTIADDTIDIDFTGTSAQVAASINCPISLPESAAFTAIRCLSRRDIPNCDGYLKPITVRAPEGSLLNPLFPAACGARGVVGYRVFDTIMQALAKVVPERAIGGSEGGPFLMAAGGTYQGRQFVLNEMLVGTWGARADRDGIEGISNPAANISNQPVEMIEAEMPVEIVRYGFVTDSGGAGRNRGGLAFIREFRFRQDTLFNLRGDRRDHPPFGIDGGRFGAPSAHILLATDGSQRMLPAMPMHAFTAHAGDIFRLVGAGGGGFGEAFEREPARVLADVIEEKVSVEGAARDYGVVIDPISLTVDPSATLALRTDSLGRHAE; this comes from the coding sequence ATGAGCCGCGTCGACCCCATCACGCTCGAAGTCATTCGCAACGGTCTGTCGTCGATCGCCGACGAAATGGCGCTGATCATCATGCGCAGCGCCTATTCGCCGGTCGTCCGCGACATCATGGATTACTCCACCGGGCTCTGCGATCCGCAAGGCCGTATCATCGCGCAGGGACTGACGCTGCCTATCCAGCTCTGTTCCTTTCCGCGGGTCATGCGGTTCCTGAAGGAACGCTTCGGCGACGACATGGCGCCGGGCGACATCTTCATCACCAACGACCCCTATGGGTCGGGCGGGCAGCATCTGCCGGACGTCTATGTGCTGAAGCCGATCTTCAACGATGGCGCGCTGGCGGGCTACGCCTGCACGGTTGCCCACCATACCGACCTGGGCGGCATCGTGCCGGGCAGCGTCGCCATCTACGCGACCGAGATCCAGCAGGAAGGGCTTCGCATTCCGCTTGCGAAGCTGCACGAGGCAGGCCGCCCCAACCGGACCCTGCTCGGCTTGATCGAAGCCAACACGCGACAGCCGGTCGAGGTGCTGGGCGACCTCCGGGCCCAGATCGCCGCCTGCGCCACCGCCGAAAAGGGCCTGCTCGCGCTGGTCGACCGATACGGGATCGACTTCCCGGTCTATGTCGAGGCGCTGCACGACCACGCCGAGGCGATGATGCGCGAGACGATCCGCGAACTGCCGAACGGCGTCTATGTCGCCGAGGACTATCTCGACGGTCTTGGCGACAACCCGACCCCGATCCGCATCTGCGCCACGGTGACCATCGCCGACGACACCATCGACATCGACTTCACCGGCACGTCCGCTCAGGTGGCGGCCTCGATCAACTGCCCGATCTCGCTGCCCGAATCCGCCGCCTTCACCGCCATCCGCTGCCTGTCGCGCCGCGACATCCCCAATTGCGACGGCTATCTGAAACCGATCACCGTCCGCGCGCCGGAAGGCAGCCTGCTCAACCCGCTGTTTCCCGCAGCTTGCGGCGCACGGGGCGTCGTCGGCTACCGCGTGTTCGACACGATCATGCAGGCGCTGGCAAAGGTGGTGCCGGAGCGCGCGATCGGCGGATCGGAGGGAGGCCCGTTCCTGATGGCGGCCGGTGGCACCTATCAGGGCCGGCAGTTCGTGCTCAACGAGATGCTGGTCGGCACCTGGGGCGCCCGCGCCGACCGCGACGGCATCGAGGGCATTTCGAACCCGGCCGCCAACATCTCCAACCAGCCGGTCGAGATGATCGAGGCGGAGATGCCGGTCGAGATCGTGCGTTACGGTTTCGTCACAGATTCGGGAGGAGCGGGGCGTAATCGCGGCGGGCTAGCCTTCATCCGCGAATTCCGCTTCCGGCAGGACACCCTCTTCAACCTGCGTGGCGACCGTCGCGACCATCCGCCCTTCGGCATCGACGGCGGCAGGTTCGGCGCCCCGTCCGCGCACATTCTTCTCGCGACGGACGGTAGCCAACGCATGCTGCCCGCGATGCCGATGCATGCTTTCACGGCCCATGCCGGTGATATATTCCGGCTGGTCGGCGCGGGTGGCGGCGGCTTCGGCGAGGCATTCGAACGCGAGCCGGCGCGCGTGCTGGCCGATGTGATCGAGGAGAAGGTGTCGGTCGAAGGCGCGGCGCGGGATTATGGCGTGGTGATCGATCCGATTTCGTTGACTGTGGACCCGTCGGCCACGCTGGCCTTGCGGACGGATAGCCTCGGGAGACATGCCGAATGA
- a CDS encoding CaiB/BaiF CoA transferase family protein — MQNTTVQPLSGIRVIDFTQVMLGPCATQVLGDYGADIIKVERPGSGDLSRSVLDNDPEGLDNPVYASLNRNKRSIALDLRKPEGKQVIYDLVKTADVVVDNFRAGVMARMGFGYETLSQLNPRIICATGTGFGLAGPLSGKGGQDVVAQAMSGVMARKSNEDVPLTIYPTTLCDYTAGMHLAQAILLALLHRERTGSGQQVAVSLFESMLAMQMQEVASGLQRQSEVNWGAMPLTGVFETTDGAVVIVGAFKLNPLQDICIALGLPDLSADPRYATLAEQRVRKSELQKLFAERFRTNSTRHWLDRLEERDLLCSPVLTLKQALEHEQTKINGSLIYLDDDPARPVIGSPLMLAPDAFRLRHRPPKLGENGKTILTEAGYSDQRICDLQASGVLA, encoded by the coding sequence ATGCAGAACACCACAGTCCAGCCCCTTTCCGGGATCCGTGTCATCGACTTCACCCAGGTCATGCTTGGGCCATGCGCCACGCAGGTCCTGGGCGACTATGGCGCGGACATCATCAAGGTCGAGCGGCCAGGCAGCGGCGACCTTTCGCGATCCGTCCTCGACAACGATCCGGAAGGGCTCGACAATCCGGTCTACGCCAGCCTCAACCGCAACAAGCGCTCCATCGCCCTCGACCTTCGCAAGCCGGAGGGCAAGCAGGTCATCTATGACCTGGTGAAGACCGCCGACGTGGTCGTCGACAATTTTCGTGCGGGCGTGATGGCGCGGATGGGCTTCGGCTACGAAACCCTGTCGCAATTGAACCCGCGGATCATCTGCGCCACCGGCACGGGATTCGGCCTGGCGGGCCCGCTGTCGGGAAAGGGCGGCCAGGACGTGGTCGCTCAGGCCATGTCCGGGGTCATGGCGCGCAAATCGAACGAAGACGTTCCCCTGACGATCTATCCGACCACGCTGTGCGACTATACCGCCGGCATGCACCTTGCGCAGGCCATCCTGCTTGCGCTGCTGCATCGCGAGCGGACGGGCAGCGGCCAGCAGGTCGCGGTGTCGCTGTTCGAATCGATGCTCGCCATGCAGATGCAGGAGGTGGCATCGGGCCTGCAGCGGCAGAGCGAGGTGAACTGGGGCGCCATGCCTCTCACAGGCGTGTTCGAGACTACGGACGGGGCTGTCGTGATCGTCGGCGCCTTCAAGCTGAACCCGCTCCAGGACATCTGCATCGCGCTCGGCCTGCCGGACCTTTCGGCAGATCCCCGCTATGCGACGCTCGCCGAGCAGAGGGTCCGCAAGTCGGAGCTGCAGAAGCTGTTCGCGGAACGCTTCCGCACCAATTCGACGCGCCACTGGCTCGACCGGCTGGAGGAGCGCGACCTTCTGTGCTCGCCCGTCCTGACCCTCAAGCAGGCGCTCGAGCACGAGCAGACGAAAATCAACGGATCGCTGATCTATCTCGACGACGATCCCGCAAGGCCGGTGATCGGCTCGCCCCTGATGCTGGCCCCCGACGCGTTCCGGCTGCGCCACAGGCCGCCGAAGCTGGGCGAGAACGGCAAGACAATCCTGACGGAAGCCGGATATTCCGACCAGCGCATCTGCGACCTGCAGGCTTCGGGAGTGCTGGCATGA
- a CDS encoding dihydrodipicolinate synthase family protein, with protein sequence MALLDETAKGVFIIAVTPFGDDGALDLESADRMTDFYLERGAAGLTVLGIMGEAPKLTAEEARLFVRRVVARVAGRVPVVVGVSAPGLAPMRELAQDVMADGAAGVMVAPVSSLRTDDQCYAYFEGVAQALGPDVPFVLQDYPLTTGVQLAPQVIQRVIDNLPSCVMLKHEDWPGLSKITALRKASDGGKRRISILTGNGGLFLPEEFSRGADGAMTGFAFPEMMVGVWNAHAAGDTARAHDLFDAYLPFARYEQQQGIGLAVRKYVLAARGAIRSAALRAPGPKLSPLDIADIELLLKRQDARLKELG encoded by the coding sequence ATGGCATTGCTCGACGAAACTGCAAAAGGCGTCTTCATCATCGCCGTCACGCCGTTCGGGGACGACGGCGCGCTCGATCTGGAGAGCGCCGACCGGATGACCGACTTCTATCTGGAACGGGGGGCCGCCGGGCTCACCGTGCTCGGCATCATGGGAGAGGCCCCCAAGCTGACGGCCGAGGAGGCGCGCCTGTTCGTCAGGCGCGTTGTCGCGCGCGTGGCCGGGCGGGTTCCGGTCGTGGTCGGTGTCTCGGCGCCGGGGCTGGCGCCAATGCGCGAGCTTGCGCAAGACGTGATGGCGGATGGTGCCGCCGGCGTGATGGTCGCGCCGGTGTCCAGCCTGCGAACCGACGACCAGTGCTACGCCTATTTCGAAGGCGTGGCGCAAGCGCTCGGCCCCGATGTCCCCTTCGTCCTGCAGGACTATCCGCTGACGACCGGCGTTCAGCTGGCGCCGCAGGTCATCCAGCGCGTCATCGACAACCTGCCGAGCTGCGTGATGCTCAAGCATGAGGACTGGCCCGGCCTGTCGAAGATCACGGCGCTGCGCAAGGCTTCGGACGGCGGCAAGCGCCGCATCTCGATCCTGACCGGCAATGGCGGGCTGTTCCTGCCGGAGGAGTTTTCGCGCGGCGCCGACGGCGCCATGACCGGCTTCGCCTTCCCCGAGATGATGGTGGGCGTGTGGAATGCCCATGCGGCCGGCGACACGGCACGCGCTCACGATCTCTTCGACGCCTATCTGCCATTCGCCCGCTATGAGCAGCAGCAGGGCATCGGCCTCGCGGTGAGGAAATATGTTCTTGCGGCGCGCGGCGCGATCAGGTCTGCCGCCCTTCGTGCTCCCGGGCCGAAACTGTCGCCGCTCGACATCGCCGACATCGAACTTCTGCTGAAGCGGCAGGACGCGCGCCTGAAGGAGCTCGGCTGA
- the add gene encoding adenosine deaminase yields MDIAEFIRTMPKAELHLHISGTMSPQTVMRLAARNGVDIPYKTEADFIEAQQYKSPEDFFRYHMTCFEVLRTRQDIYESTMDFLERAREENIRHVELTFAPQQYFDNGISVDDLMQALDQASKDGQEKFGVSSVLLMCINREFSEESALKMLEAVAPYRDMIAGMGLCSNEKGNPPIKFKRAYDEARRQGYRLTAHCDCDMENSAQHIYQCIHVLGVERIDHGVNSIEDDKLVEALVERNIPLTICPTWTPLDSRPRRIGRLRALYERGVKVTVNTDDPAEFSSGYMCHMMQELTKYGFSASELLQFMRNAFSAAWIPDAAKTVFLKELEAHAAAYGVR; encoded by the coding sequence ATGGACATTGCCGAATTCATCCGCACGATGCCGAAGGCCGAGCTGCACCTGCACATATCGGGCACGATGTCGCCCCAGACGGTGATGCGCCTTGCCGCGCGCAACGGCGTCGACATTCCCTACAAGACGGAAGCCGACTTCATCGAAGCCCAGCAATACAAGTCGCCGGAGGACTTCTTCCGCTATCACATGACCTGCTTCGAGGTGCTGCGCACCCGGCAGGACATCTACGAATCGACGATGGATTTTCTCGAGCGGGCCCGCGAGGAGAACATCCGCCACGTCGAACTCACATTTGCGCCGCAACAGTATTTCGACAATGGCATCAGCGTCGACGATCTGATGCAGGCCCTCGACCAGGCGAGCAAGGACGGCCAGGAAAAGTTCGGCGTGTCCTCGGTGCTGCTGATGTGCATCAACAGGGAATTCTCCGAGGAGAGCGCGCTGAAGATGCTCGAAGCCGTCGCGCCCTATCGAGACATGATCGCCGGCATGGGGCTGTGCTCGAACGAGAAAGGCAACCCGCCGATCAAGTTCAAGCGCGCCTACGATGAGGCGCGCAGGCAGGGCTACCGGCTGACCGCCCATTGCGACTGCGATATGGAGAATTCGGCGCAGCACATCTATCAGTGCATCCATGTCCTGGGCGTCGAGCGCATCGACCACGGCGTCAACTCCATCGAGGACGACAAGCTCGTGGAGGCCCTGGTCGAGCGGAACATCCCGCTGACGATATGCCCGACCTGGACACCCCTCGATTCACGTCCGCGCCGCATCGGGCGCCTGCGCGCGCTCTACGAGCGGGGCGTCAAGGTGACGGTGAACACGGACGATCCGGCGGAGTTTTCCAGCGGATATATGTGCCACATGATGCAGGAGCTGACGAAATACGGGTTCAGCGCGTCGGAACTGCTCCAGTTCATGCGCAACGCCTTCTCCGCCGCCTGGATACCGGACGCGGCGAAGACAGTGTTCCTGAAGGAACTGGAGGCGCACGCGGCCGCCTACGGGGTGCGCTGA